A genomic window from Cupriavidus basilensis includes:
- the argC gene encoding N-acetyl-gamma-glutamyl-phosphate reductase, which yields MVFKVFVDGQEGTTGLRLLDYLSGRSDVELLRIADDKRKDPAERARFLNAADVAFLCLPDVASREAVALVTNPDTCVIDASTAFRTTDSWAYGLPELTRGQREKIRTSKRIAVPGCHASAFLMAVRPLVEAGVMQADYPVSAFSLTGYSGGGKQMIAEFEAGGNPKLDSPRPYSLGLAHKHLPEMRVQAGLAQAPIFNPIVGNFLKGLAVTVPVYPDRLARKVTPEQIADLYRKHYEGEQFVRVMPVGDEANLDGGFFDVQASNDTNRVDLFVFGSAERIVLMARLDNLGKGAAGAAVQCMNVHVGADEATGLSA from the coding sequence ATGGTTTTCAAAGTGTTCGTAGATGGTCAGGAAGGCACCACCGGCCTCCGGTTGCTCGACTATCTCTCCGGCCGTTCCGATGTGGAACTGCTTCGTATCGCCGATGACAAGCGCAAGGACCCGGCTGAACGAGCACGCTTTCTGAATGCTGCCGACGTCGCTTTCCTGTGCCTGCCCGACGTTGCCTCCCGCGAGGCCGTGGCGCTGGTGACCAATCCCGATACCTGCGTGATCGACGCCAGCACGGCGTTCCGCACCACCGACAGCTGGGCCTACGGCCTGCCGGAACTCACGCGCGGCCAGCGCGAGAAGATCCGCACGAGCAAGCGCATCGCGGTGCCGGGCTGCCACGCCAGCGCCTTCCTGATGGCGGTGCGCCCGCTGGTGGAAGCCGGCGTGATGCAGGCCGACTATCCGGTTTCGGCGTTCTCGCTGACCGGCTACAGCGGCGGCGGCAAGCAGATGATTGCCGAGTTCGAAGCCGGCGGTAACCCGAAGCTGGACAGCCCGCGCCCCTACTCGCTGGGCCTCGCGCACAAGCACCTGCCCGAGATGCGCGTGCAGGCCGGCCTGGCGCAGGCGCCGATCTTCAACCCGATCGTCGGCAACTTCCTCAAGGGCCTGGCCGTGACGGTGCCGGTGTACCCGGATCGCCTGGCGCGCAAGGTGACGCCGGAACAGATCGCCGATCTGTACCGCAAGCACTACGAAGGCGAGCAGTTCGTGCGCGTGATGCCGGTGGGCGACGAGGCCAACCTGGATGGCGGCTTCTTCGACGTGCAGGCCAGCAACGACACCAATCGCGTGGACCTGTTCGTGTTCGGCTCGGCCGAGCGCATCGTGCTGATGGCCCGCCTGGACAACCTGGGCAAGGGCGCCGCCGGCGCTGCGGTGCAATGCATGAACGTGCATGTCGGCGCGGATGAAGCGACTGGCCTGAGCGCCTGA
- a CDS encoding type II toxin-antitoxin system MqsA family antitoxin has protein sequence MVQDTGDVPDTYTGETAIVPAVWGGFCPACGEIVTGKTKPPLALVKLLKVLERHPELLEEVR, from the coding sequence CTGGTGCAGGACACAGGCGACGTGCCCGATACGTACACGGGCGAAACGGCCATCGTTCCCGCTGTCTGGGGCGGCTTTTGTCCGGCGTGCGGGGAAATCGTGACTGGCAAGACCAAGCCGCCGCTGGCGCTGGTCAAGCTGCTCAAGGTGTTGGAGCGGCATCCGGAGCTGCTTGAAGAGGTGCGCTAG
- a CDS encoding exodeoxyribonuclease III — protein MLRIISANLNGIRSAAKKGFFEWMGKQDADMVCVQELKAQAADMTEAFLAPHGYHGYFHYAEKKGYSGVGLYTRHKPERVITGFGIDEFDNEGRYVEVQYPHLAVISVYVPSGSSGEERQQAKFRFMEAFLPHLLQLKASGREIVLCGDVNIAHKEIDIKNWKGNLKNSGFLPEERSWIGELFDVHGYVDVFRKLDPRPEQYTWWSNRGQAYAKNVGWRIDYHLATARIAETARATSIYKDEKFSDHAPLSIDYDFPL, from the coding sequence ATGTTACGGATTATCAGCGCCAACCTCAACGGCATCCGCTCCGCGGCCAAGAAAGGCTTTTTCGAATGGATGGGCAAGCAGGACGCCGACATGGTCTGCGTCCAGGAGCTCAAGGCGCAGGCTGCCGACATGACGGAAGCGTTCCTGGCGCCACACGGCTACCACGGCTACTTCCATTATGCGGAGAAAAAAGGCTATAGCGGTGTCGGCCTTTACACGCGCCACAAGCCGGAGCGCGTGATCACCGGTTTCGGCATCGACGAGTTCGATAACGAAGGCCGCTATGTCGAGGTGCAGTATCCACATCTCGCCGTGATCTCGGTCTATGTGCCCTCCGGCTCCAGCGGGGAAGAACGCCAGCAGGCGAAGTTCCGCTTCATGGAAGCCTTCCTGCCCCATCTGCTGCAGCTCAAGGCCAGCGGGCGCGAGATCGTGCTGTGCGGCGACGTCAACATCGCCCACAAGGAAATCGACATCAAGAACTGGAAGGGCAACCTGAAGAACTCGGGCTTCCTGCCGGAAGAGCGCAGCTGGATCGGCGAGCTGTTCGACGTGCACGGCTATGTGGACGTGTTCCGCAAGCTGGACCCGCGCCCCGAGCAGTACACCTGGTGGAGCAACCGCGGCCAGGCCTATGCGAAGAACGTCGGGTGGCGCATCGATTACCACCTGGCCACGGCAAGGATCGCCGAGACCGCGCGCGCCACCTCGATCTACAAGGACGAGAAATTCAGCGATCACGCGCCGCTGTCGATCGACTACGACTTCCCGCTGTAA
- the pyrE gene encoding orotate phosphoribosyltransferase, whose protein sequence is MTQQTTPQPGAGDLSQTFIRFALDAGVLSFGEFVTKAGRKSPYFFNAGLFNQGAMLGQVAQFYAKTLLASGLEFDVLFGPAYKGITLASATAVALAGLGRDVGFAYNRKEAKDHGEGGTLVGAKLQGKVVIIDDVISAGTSVRESMAMIRAAGAEPAAVLIALDRMEKSGTADQVGTHSAVQDVQREYGVPVISIASLKDLLAYLDASQDPALGGSREAVAAYRQRYGV, encoded by the coding sequence ATGACGCAGCAGACGACGCCGCAGCCCGGCGCTGGCGACCTGAGCCAGACCTTCATCCGCTTCGCGCTCGACGCTGGCGTACTGTCCTTCGGCGAATTCGTGACCAAAGCGGGCCGCAAGTCGCCGTACTTCTTCAATGCAGGCCTGTTCAACCAGGGTGCGATGCTGGGCCAGGTGGCGCAATTCTATGCGAAAACCCTGCTGGCATCCGGATTGGAGTTCGACGTGCTGTTCGGGCCGGCCTACAAAGGCATCACGCTGGCGTCCGCCACCGCGGTGGCGCTGGCCGGGCTCGGACGTGACGTCGGCTTCGCCTACAACCGCAAGGAAGCCAAGGACCACGGCGAGGGCGGCACGCTGGTGGGCGCCAAGCTGCAAGGCAAGGTCGTGATCATCGACGACGTAATCTCGGCCGGCACCTCGGTGCGCGAATCGATGGCGATGATCCGCGCGGCTGGCGCGGAGCCGGCCGCGGTGCTGATCGCGCTCGACCGCATGGAAAAGAGTGGCACCGCCGATCAGGTCGGGACGCATTCTGCAGTGCAGGATGTGCAGCGCGAATATGGCGTGCCGGTGATCTCCATTGCCAGCCTGAAGGATCTGCTGGCTTACCTGGACGCATCGCAGGATCCCGCGCTGGGCGGCTCGCGCGAGGCAGTGGCTGCCTATCGGCAGCGCTACGGCGTATAG
- a CDS encoding acetoacetate decarboxylase: MDIKTIRERAFAMPLTNPAYPMGPYRFIHREFFVISYRTDPELLRAVVPEPLEIADAVVNYEFIRMPDSTGFGDYTESGQVIPVTYQGKPGNYTHAMYLDDHPPLAGGRELWGFPKKLASPTLAVHTDTLVGTLDYGPVRVATGTMGYKHRELDKDALGLALASTPNYLLKIIPHVDGSARICELVCYFLKDVRMKGAWTGPAALSLSPHALAPVAGLPVLEVLGAKHYVADLTLGLGEVVFDYLA; encoded by the coding sequence ATGGACATCAAGACGATCCGCGAGCGGGCATTCGCCATGCCGCTTACCAATCCGGCCTATCCGATGGGGCCATACCGCTTCATCCATCGCGAATTCTTCGTCATCTCCTACCGTACCGATCCCGAGCTGTTGCGCGCGGTGGTGCCGGAACCCCTGGAGATCGCCGACGCGGTGGTCAACTACGAATTCATCCGCATGCCAGACTCCACCGGGTTTGGCGATTACACCGAATCGGGCCAGGTGATTCCCGTCACCTACCAGGGCAAGCCCGGCAACTACACCCACGCCATGTACCTCGACGACCATCCGCCACTGGCGGGCGGGCGCGAGCTATGGGGCTTTCCGAAGAAGCTGGCCAGCCCCACACTGGCGGTCCACACCGATACGCTGGTCGGTACGCTCGACTATGGCCCGGTGCGCGTCGCCACCGGCACCATGGGCTACAAGCACCGCGAGCTCGACAAGGACGCGCTGGGCCTGGCGCTTGCGAGCACGCCAAACTACCTGCTCAAGATCATTCCGCACGTGGACGGTTCCGCGCGCATCTGCGAGCTGGTCTGCTACTTCCTGAAAGACGTGCGGATGAAAGGCGCGTGGACCGGGCCGGCGGCGCTGTCGCTGTCGCCCCATGCGCTCGCGCCGGTGGCTGGCCTTCCGGTGCTGGAAGTTCTCGGCGCCAAGCACTACGTTGCCGACCTCACGCTAGGGCTGGGCGAGGTGGTGTTCGACTACCTGGCCTGA